In one Raphanus sativus cultivar WK10039 unplaced genomic scaffold, ASM80110v3 Scaffold0623, whole genome shotgun sequence genomic region, the following are encoded:
- the LOC108808447 gene encoding uncharacterized protein LOC108808447 has protein sequence MVSLTEVNVKMETMEKRLDGIEKSQRVLKEKAKKTRAMEKRLNATEKSQSVMKRKIVKMAWKLKGMKEYAVEKGQDIEKGQEDMGFDNLDMGFYNQDSNRKGAEEKEEEQARTKDAEMVDATQDQETQVQKEVEEEVEEEVQEEVQEEEEEEVEEEIIEARFGEAEKEPEEAEKEPEEAEKEPEKAEKEPEDEECMNYTEEEKAGWILTIFKSFDGIFSFSRARFVDGTSGTPAHVDHVDGTPPAQMDGTPPAQTDGTPPALVVTPPTPGTPLRGRTKAMASKKGGVNSPATGRRKPLNPHKFTTPPPEKRVRVPSQWLSSPFMEVNTEEIEGPKKKPKTKP, from the coding sequence ATGGTTTCTTTAACTGAAGTGAATGTGAAGATGGAGACAATGGAGAAGCGGCTTGATGGCATTGAAAAGAGCCAACGTGTTTTAAAAGAGAAAGCTAAGAAGACGAGAGCAATGGAGAAGAGGCTTAATGCCACTGAAAAAAGCCAAAGTGTCATGAAAAGGAAGATTGTGAAAATGGCATGGAAACTGAAGGGAATGAAGGAGTATGCCGTTGAGAAAGGCCAAGACATTGAGAAAGGCCAAGAAGACATGGGTTTTGACAACCTGGACATGGGTTTTTACAACCAGGACTCTAACAGAAAAGGCGCTgaggaaaaggaagaagaacagGCTCGGACAAAGGATGCAGAAATGGTTGATGCAACACAAGACCAAGAAACTCAGGTTCAAAAAGAGGTTGAAGAAGAGGTTGAAGAAGAGGTTCAAGAAGAGgttcaggaagaagaagaagaagaggttgaAGAAGAGATCATTGAGGCCCGGTTTGgagaagctgagaaagagcccgaggaagctgagaaagagcccGAGGAAGCTGAGAAAGAACCCGAGAAAGCTGAGAAAGAACCCGAGGATGAAGAGTGTATGAACTACACGGAGGAAGAGAAAGCAGGATGGATTCTTACCattttcaagagctttgatggaattttttcattttcaagaGCTCGTTTTGTGGATGGAACCAGTGGAACTCCTGCTCATGTGGATCACGTGGATGGAACTCCTCCTGCTCAGATGGATGGAACTCCTCCTGCTCAGACGGATGGAACTCCTCCTGCTCTTGTTGTGACTCCTCCTACTCCTGGCACACCACTACGTGGTAGGACTAAGGCAATGGCCTCAAAAAAAGGAGGAGTAAATTCACCAGCAACTGGTAGGAGAAAGCCTCTTAATCCACATAAGTTTACGACGCCACCACCGGAAAAAAGGGTACGTGTACCATCACAGTGGCTTTCCTCTCCATTCATGGAAGTGAATACTGAAGAGATAGAAGGGCCGAAGAAGAAGCCTAAAACCAAGCCTTAG